In Peptostreptococcus equinus, the DNA window CTTATCTGTTTATCAAAACATAGGCAAGATTTTATTTCTCCTGTCGATGTCATCCTTATCCTATTGCATGAATCACAGAATTTTCCATGCATGGCGCTGATAAAACCAATAGCTCCCAAGAAACCATCTATTCTACAATACTCAGCCGGTCCGTTACCATGCTTTGTCTTATCTGAACTCACATTTTCAAATGAAGTCTCCAATATTTTTTTTAGGTCTTCATTTGAGACTAGCATTGAATTGGCTCCAAGTCCTATAGGCATCATTTCAATAAATCTAACATCTATCGGATATTTTTGAGCCAATTTTATTAGATTCAAGAAATCTTCTTTGTAGTCTTTATCGTGTAATACAGAATTTATCTTCACTCTTATTCCCTTTTCAACAGATTTTTCTATAGCTTCCAAAACCTTGTCAATTTGATCAAATCCTGTAATCTGCTCGTATTTTTCTCTGTCCAGGGTATCTAGACTGATGTTTATGGATTTCACGCCTGCATCAATTATATCGTCCAATTGGTCTACAAGCAGGATTCCATTTGTAGTAATTGTAACCTCATTAACTCCGCCTAATTCGTATATTTTTTTAATCAATTTATGGCAGTCTTTCCTAACAAGAGGCTCGCC includes these proteins:
- the moaA gene encoding GTP 3',8-cyclase MoaA — its product is MGKVEIILIDSFNRNIDYMRISVTDRCNLRCRYCMPDGIELCSHDYILSFDEILMVCKEAIGLGIVNFKITGGEPLVRKDCHKLIKKIYELGGVNEVTITTNGILLVDQLDDIIDAGVKSINISLDTLDREKYEQITGFDQIDKVLEAIEKSVEKGIRVKINSVLHDKDYKEDFLNLIKLAQKYPIDVRFIEMMPIGLGANSMLVSNEDLKKILETSFENVSSDKTKHGNGPAEYCRIDGFLGAIGFISAMHGKFCDSCNRIRMTSTGEIKSCLCFDKQISLKDALKARDSKAISEILKNSILEKPEMHCFEDKKRITELKRMTQIGG